The nucleotide window AGGCTGGCGAGCATTTTTTGAGCCGCTGCAACAGCCTTGGTAGCATGATTGTGTGGGTCATCTCCCACGCCAAACAGCGCCATAAATCCATCCCCTAAGAATTTGTTTACCATTCCCCCATGTTCCTGCTCAACAATTTTTACCATTTCAGTTAGGAACAAGTTCAGCATGGTCACAACTTGCTGAGGAGAAGAAACCGCGCTGCGGGCTGTAAAGTTGCGGATGTCAGCAAACAGAATTGTTAATTCCTGCTCGACCCCGCCTAAGCTGGGATCGCGCTGGAGAATCTGTTGGGCAGCTGTTTGACCGACATGACGACCAAAGGTTTCTTGCAAGCGTTGTTTCTGTCGCAACTCCTCAATCATGTCGTTAAAGTCATCAATTAAGGGGCCAAATTCGTCGGCTCGCAGCAATTTAATGTGAATGTTGAGGTTCCCAGATGCCACCATCCGAGCCGCCTGTTGTAGCTCCTCTACTGGTTCAACGACTAATTGCCCGACCATCCAAGCACTGCTAAATCCGAAGACCATACCCAACACCCCGACGGATATGGTAAACCAGGGGTCGGGCGTTGCGGATGAACTAGCGGTCAAGCTTAAAAGTAACAGCGAAGCAATCGGGCATACCCCAGCTGATATTGCCCACACGAGTCCTCGTTGCCGAAGCGACAGGGGGAAAGCTCCTGGTGTTTCAGCTGGGTGAGCTTCTTGAAACAGCAACGGGTACAACAGTCGTTGGGTGAACAGCTCAAGGATAAAAAAACCTTGAGGGACGGCAATCAGCGCTGCAACGATCACCGAAATCGGCAGGTGCAAGAATACGCGCTGGTCGAGCGTTCCCGGAGCATAATTCAGGGCGAGTAAAAATATGGGAATGCACAACAGCCAACCGATTCCAGCCATAAGCATTCCCCACCACGGCAGATTAATCGCGAGTTGTCTTGCTTTCATCAGATGCTCAGCTCTCAAGGTTTGCTGGTGCAGGATCTGCTGTAAAGGTCGTTGTAGCGACAGCACGAGTTGCACCCAGATGAACAGAGCGACTGGGTAGAAGACAACGTTATAAACCAACAGAGTATTGACAAACACTGTATTCTGAGCGGGAGTCAGCAGTGATTGAATCTGGGTTAGGTTGTACCAGATATTAAATGCACTACCAATTAATTCGGCAGCGAGTGGCGCACAGATAATCATCCCTAGACGAGAAAGAATGAGCCAGTCCAATTGACTCCTATCAACCAATTCATAACGGGATGCCATGCAGTCCTCCTGCTTGATGGGGAAAGCTAATCGTTGTTGGCATGGTTTCACTCAGAAGCGATCGCTTCCCGGCTTCTGGTTTTACCGATTCTTAACGGCAGTGTGCCTTACTCATCATTGTGCGAAAAAGATAAGTATTTCAGTGATTTCTTACCACTATGCTTCACAATTGGGCTGTTTCCGAGGCATTTTGAGATAAACTCACAAACTCAGCCAATTTTTAGTCAGGGAGGAATTATTTACCCAATGCCTCTCCTCTACGAGATGCCAAGATGGAGATGCCAAGATGAATCCAGATGCATTGGGATTAATCGTAATTTCACAAAAAAGCCTTCTATAAAGAAGGCAGAATCTCACTGATGAGTAAGCAGTTCTTGACTGGTAGATAGATTTATATATAGCGATGATTCAAGGCGGATTTCCAGTCGCTTTTTTGAGTGAACCTTATTTGAGGTAGCTTAAATGAGTGACATTCACTTGCGCGATCGCTCAGTAATAAAAATGCCCTTTCATCTCTTCCGCTGAAAGGGCATCGTCTAACTGATGGGTGTGAGAAGGGTTTTCACCATGCTTCTTAAAAACAAGCATAAGTCGGGAATGTGACAGGGGTATGACAAGTGAATAGCAATGCTGCGATCGCTGTTGCTCGTCTTGCCCTCGTTCCTCTAAAACCCCATTCTCGTGTGATATTTACAAACTCAACGATGGACAACCAGAACTGAGCAAGGGGCATGATGGAGGACATAATTGCTGACACTACCGAGAACTAACTCACCAATCCCACCACGACCCCGACGCCCCATGACGATGAGATCGGCACTCCAAATTTTAGCTAAGTCACAGATATTTTCACCCCGGCTGCCAAGGGTTTGGGTGAATTCCGTACTAATTCCTGCCTTCGTTGCTTCATCTGCACGCGATCGCAGTAGCGCCAAGTATTGACCTTCAAATGCATCCCACTGTTGTCGATAGTCACTTGGGACATCATCGCGTCGCCAAGGATAGTAATCCAGACCGGGCATCCCAGGAATCCCCGGACTGCCCTCTTCATTCGCAGATAGGACGTGCAATAGCATCAGACTGGCATGGAACGCTTTCGCTAAGGATAAGGCTTCATCAAAGACTTGCTTGCCGATTTCAGAGCTATCCATTGCCACGAGAATTTTGTAAAACATACACACCAGTTCCAACCTGTTTTTGTTGCCAGAATGCAGCACTTCTTGACCAGCGAAGTCTGGATGTTTAGCTCTGCTTGCAGTTTGGGCTATAACTACCAGTTCCTCCATTATCAGAGGTGCAGATGATACTCTTCGACCAAATTAGTCGAGGCTGGGCAGGAATGCCAAAAGGAATACCAAAGACCAACTGGTCTAGCGCTTTGCTTGTCTTGTAGCCGAGGACTGGCTTTCCCAACCAAGGTGACGCGGCGATCGCTTACTTATCGTTGCCAATGCCAGTAGTCGCCGCTCTCCATAAAAAAATGCCCTCTCATTCCTTCTGCTGAGAGGACATCGTTCTTTAACTGATGGATATGTCAGAAGCAATTACCCTATGCCTACATAAAGTTTACTCATGCAAATGTGACATCAGGGTGACAACTCCATAGCAATGCTGCGATCGCCAATTACCTACCGTGAAGATTGTTTAATTTGATACCGTTTTTCACTGAAAAAACTTGTGAAATCAGGGTTCCGCAACGATCCTCTACCTTTCCTTTAGTTGATCCCAGCCCCACTGGTAGGGTTAAACACACTTTACTAGAATTAGCAACACTAGCAGTAGTGGAGTGAAGGGGCTACACTCAAACTAGAATTGCTCGTGGCAGCACTCTTCGTGCCGAGGTCTGAAAATGGTAAACAATAGCGCGATCGCGATCGCTCTCAAACCCTGCATCTCACCCAAACTGGCTGAGCAGTTTCCGGTTGGGTGTCGAGTCAGGCGCTTGGACTTTTCTACGGAAGGGGTAGTGGTGAAATACGAGGTGGGCGATCGCATCGGCTACACAACGGATGATGGCTGGTATGACTTTCCTCATCATTCCCAGCTCAGACGGATTGATGCCGATGAGGTGGATTGGTAAATAGCGTTAGGATAACGCCTCGCTTCGCTAGCGCGATCGCGTCTACCCAAAGGAGCCGCTGATAGCGTTTTTGTCGCCACTTAAGGGTTGAGAAATTGTTGGATGTAGCTAGCCAAACTTTGTTGTAATTGCCAATCAGTGCTAGGAATCGGAGTTAAATAAAATCGCTGTCCTGATAAAAGCGTCAGAGTAAGCCGGTAAAAGCGAATTCCTCCTAAGTTGGATTCCTCTACTTGAACGCTGCTAATTTTGTCAATTGAATAACCAGTTACGTGAGTTCCCAGCCAGCCCTTTTGTTTCAGAATTACTCGATTGAGATGTTTATCGAATCGGCAAGTCTTCACCGGACTTCCAAACATCATCAAGTCAGCACAAATAATACAGAATAATCCAAAAAAATCAATCGGCCAATTAGAAGAGATAAAAACAAGAAGCCCCAAAACAGCGGTAAAGCTGCTCAGAATCCAAATCCCAACTGGACGCTCTCTCAGGGTAAGTAATGTAAAAGTTTGCTGAATTACCTTCATCGGTTTAGCAGTGGATGCGATCGCACTTCAAGAGCAAATCCCACTCTGGCTACGGTAATCGGTCACGCCTGACAAGAATAACCAAACAAACCGTCGCCACAAACTATAAAAAGATAAAAATCCTACTCTCCGACTCGACGCAAGTGGATATCTTGACGCGACATAAACCCATCATAAGACTGTTAACTTAAGTTGAGACAAACCTTCCCCACCAAGTTGCTTCTCCTTGATTCATTAATAGGAATCAATTCCTATTTACTCAACAATTCTTCTTACCTCGTTCTCCCCTTTATAAATGTGATGAGCCTCACTTTTAAAGTGTGAGGCTCATCACAGGCGCTGGCAGGTTTCTGTCACCAAAATTTTTTTATACAATCACTTTTGCTCGCGGGTTGAATCACGACTCGCCACAGTGTTTTCACGGATATTTAGGGCATCAAGTTCCCACACCCCAATCATGCTTCTACCCAGTCAACCCCAATCCTCATTAGCATCCAACGTCGTTGAGACTGACATTAAAGAAGTTCCTAGCCAATATAAAGACTGGTCAATCAGTACGAAAGTGATTGATGGAAAGCTATGGCTGCGTTGGCAACATCCCCAAGAATCCTTCCCCCGGTTTGGGTGTCCCGTAAACGAAGCTGGTATTGCTTCAACCATCAGTCATGTGCGATTCCTCATTGATCTCGCCATCAAGCTAGAGTCAGGAGTGCCCGCGAGAAAGCCTTTGACATCAAATGACTCAAATTTCTCAGACCAGATAGAGCGATCGCTTTTTTCGATTGACTATATAGATGGAGATTCACCACTTTCATTTGTGGGCTGAATTTCACTAACGATTTCATAGAAAGCAGTGGTCGGCGCTTCCTCAAACAAAGGATTCATCTGATTTAAGATGGCTTGGTATGCCTCGCTTTGATTGGCTTGCATATCTTCGACACTCTCCCAAAGAATAATAGCGATTCCTCGGTCAGTCCCCGGTTCTTGTAGTAAGTACGACCCCTTAAAGCCGTGCGTGTAGGTTGACACAGCTTTTTCATAGAGTTGCTCAGCCTCATCAAATTTGCCAGGTTTGAATTCTCCAATCGCAACATAGGCAAATTTGTACTTTAAAAAATCTTGAAACTCTGTCATGGTTTCCTCCTAAAAGCTGGGGTTATCGCGGTTTTGTCGGGGTTAAGCCTACGGTACGCTAATGGGTTGAAGGGAGAACCGCTTGATGGATGCGATCTGCTGAAAGCAGCAGCGCTTCGCTATCGCGCCCTCCATCCTCGATTATTGATTGGGAATTTGCTTGACGTAGGCTTCGGTATAAACGGTTAAACTACCCTCATGCACATCTAGCTCCTTAATCCGGATTGCCATTCCTTGCAGGTCAAATATTTGCAGGTTCAAGTAGGGTAAGTTCGCCAGTTCTCCTAACTTCTCCATCAAGGCGATCGTGAGTTCCAGTGAAATCCCTTGTCCAGGATTGCAGCTAAACCCCTCCAACAAGATTGGCGTTGAAGAAGTACGCGGACGCACTACGGCTGCGAAACCGACTTGTCGAACCTTATCTACGTCATGCAGTAGCATCTGTCCGCTGAATTCCATCTTGCCGTCACTCGGCAGATGTATCTCTAGTTGTAGTGGTTCTAAAGTCACGAGTTGACCATCTGCATTCAACTCCATAGTTGGAAACTTGCTGCGGATGTAATCTGAGCTTAAAGCCCGGTTGATATCTTGTTCGGTGAGGACAACACGGGCAGTCGCATCTAGCGGATGGTTCAGCTTAATCTGACCGAATATCGCGTCAAAGAGATTGATGGCAATATTATCGGCGTGCAATTCCATTTCCTGCACGCGGATGTCTTTCTGAATCGCTAGACCCTGCCCTGCAACCGAAACTGAATTAGCCTGTCCTTGAGCCATCTTCAGCAAACTGGTTCGGACATCTACATTTATATTTTCTACGCTATCTAGTTGGCTAGATAACCCCATTTCGACTGCCTGGGAGAGCGCCTGCTCCTCTAGCCGTGGCTCATCTGTCATAGT belongs to Coleofasciculus sp. FACHB-1120 and includes:
- a CDS encoding antibiotic biosynthesis monooxygenase; its protein translation is MTEFQDFLKYKFAYVAIGEFKPGKFDEAEQLYEKAVSTYTHGFKGSYLLQEPGTDRGIAIILWESVEDMQANQSEAYQAILNQMNPLFEEAPTTAFYEIVSEIQPTNESGESPSI
- a CDS encoding adenylate/guanylate cyclase domain-containing protein, yielding MASRYELVDRSQLDWLILSRLGMIICAPLAAELIGSAFNIWYNLTQIQSLLTPAQNTVFVNTLLVYNVVFYPVALFIWVQLVLSLQRPLQQILHQQTLRAEHLMKARQLAINLPWWGMLMAGIGWLLCIPIFLLALNYAPGTLDQRVFLHLPISVIVAALIAVPQGFFILELFTQRLLYPLLFQEAHPAETPGAFPLSLRQRGLVWAISAGVCPIASLLLLSLTASSSATPDPWFTISVGVLGMVFGFSSAWMVGQLVVEPVEELQQAARMVASGNLNIHIKLLRADEFGPLIDDFNDMIEELRQKQRLQETFGRHVGQTAAQQILQRDPSLGGVEQELTILFADIRNFTARSAVSSPQQVVTMLNLFLTEMVKIVEQEHGGMVNKFLGDGFMALFGVGDDPHNHATKAVAAAQKMLASLQSINSDLAKQGQAPLAMGIGIHTGSVVLGSIGSPQRLEYTAIGDPVNVASRIESLTKELGKPLLLSAATYKQLPSTISTQELPPQQVKGQPHPIIVYCLKES
- a CDS encoding DUF2993 domain-containing protein codes for the protein MTDEPRLEEQALSQAVEMGLSSQLDSVENINVDVRTSLLKMAQGQANSVSVAGQGLAIQKDIRVQEMELHADNIAINLFDAIFGQIKLNHPLDATARVVLTEQDINRALSSDYIRSKFPTMELNADGQLVTLEPLQLEIHLPSDGKMEFSGQMLLHDVDKVRQVGFAAVVRPRTSSTPILLEGFSCNPGQGISLELTIALMEKLGELANLPYLNLQIFDLQGMAIRIKELDVHEGSLTVYTEAYVKQIPNQ
- a CDS encoding universal stress protein, whose translation is MEELVVIAQTASRAKHPDFAGQEVLHSGNKNRLELVCMFYKILVAMDSSEIGKQVFDEALSLAKAFHASLMLLHVLSANEEGSPGIPGMPGLDYYPWRRDDVPSDYRQQWDAFEGQYLALLRSRADEATKAGISTEFTQTLGSRGENICDLAKIWSADLIVMGRRGRGGIGELVLGSVSNYVLHHAPCSVLVVHR